In Fusobacteria bacterium ZRK30, the DNA window AAATATAGCAGTAGATATAATAGATAGAAAAAGATCAGAGAAAGATTGTATAAACTTAGAAACAGAGGACACACAAGATAGCACAGATGAACAGACTTCCGGAATAATTGTTACATCTAACAGGCTGGATATCAAGATGACGCAAATAATCCCTGAAAATATAATATTAGGGATTGGGTGCAGAAGGGACACACCTTCTGAAATCATACTAGATGGTATAGAACTAGCTATGAAAGAGTGTAACCTGCATATGGATAGCATAAAACATATTGCTACTGTAGATGTAAAAGCAGATGAAGTTGGATTATTAGAAGTCTGTGAGGAGTTAGGAAAAAAATTGATAGTTATAGACAGGAAGCAGATAAAGCCTATCCAGGATAACTATGAAGGTTCTGACTTTGTAGAAAAAACTATAGGAGTGAGATGTGTATCTGCTCCTGTAGCATATCTGTCTAGTAATAGAAGTGGTAAATTTATAAAAGAGAAGAAAAGATATAATGGTGTAACGGTATCAATATATGAAGAATGAAAAATAATTAGGATATAGTCAAAGGAGAATATATTATGGAAAAAGGAAAAATATATGTAGTTGGAATGGGGCCTGGAAATAAGGACAATATGAGTTTTAAAGCCTTTGATTCTATGAATAGATCGGATATATTAATTGGACATAAGACATATATTTCATTGGTAGAAGATATGTTTCCTGAAAAGGAGCTAATCAGATCTGCTATGAAAAAAGAGATAGACAGATGCAACGAAACATTAAAACTTGCTGAAAGCGGGAAAACTGTAGCTTTAATCAGTAGTGGTGAATCAGGAGTCTATGGAATGGCAGGAATTATGTTAGAGGTAGCTTTAGACAGTGATATTGAGGTAGAGATAGTACCGGGGATTACAGCTTCTAATGCTGGAGCAAGTGTTGTAGGAGCTCCTATAATGCACGATCATGCAACGATTAGTCTGAGTGACCTGTTAACTGACTGGGAGTTAATAACAAAGAGAATAGATTTAGCTTCTCAAGGTGATTTTGTAATTTCATACTATAACCCTAAGAGTTTTTCCAGAACTACTCAAATTGTAGAAGCAAGGGAGATTATGTTAAGACATAAAAAGAAAGATACTCCTGTAGCAATTGTAAGAAATGCCAAAAGAGACGGAGAAGAGCATGTTATAACTACATTGGAAGATATGTTAAACCACGAGATAAATATGTTTACTGTGGTAATAGTAGGAAACTCTAAAACTTATGTAAAAAATGGGAAAATGATAACACCTAGAGGGTATAAACTTTGATCTTACTTGCTGGAGGAACTAAAGATTCCAGAGTAATAGCTGAAAAGCTTTTAAGGGATAAGCATAAGATCATAGTGACTACAGCTACAGAGTATGGGGGCCAGCTGATCTCTCACTTAGATTTAGAAGTCAGGGTAGCAAGATTGGATCTAAAAGGTCTGGAGAATCTGGCTAATGAGATGAATATAACTCAAATAGTAGATGCTACCCATCCCTATGCCATAGAGATTTCTAATAATTTACTTAAATTATCAACAATTTTAGGAGTACCATATTATAGATACGAAAGAAGTATGTTAGAATATAAAAAAGAGAATAGTTTTTATAATTTAGAGGAGTTAATTAATTTTTTAGAGGGTGTAAGGGGAAATATATTACTTACTTTAGGAAGTAATAACATCAATAAGTTTAAAGATTTAAAAAACAAAAAATCTATCTATATCAGGGTACTTCCTACTGAATACGCCATAAAAAAATGTGAGGATGCAGGATTTAGACCCTCACAGATATTAGGTCTTCAAGGGCCCTTTAATACGACCTTCAACGAGGCTATCTACAAAAATTATGATATAAAATATGTCGTAACCAAGGAGAGCGGTGCCACAGGTGGGGAGCTGGAAAAAGTAGAAGCAGCTTCTAACTTAGGAGTTAGGGTAGTAGTTTTAAAAAGACCTATAGTTCAGTATAGAAACCTTTATAATGAGATAGATGATCTGATAGGAGCGATTAAATGAGAGTTGAAAATATAATATTGACTGGATTTATTCTAGATCTTGTATTTGGAGATCCCAGGAGTTTATTACATCCAGTGGTAGTAATAGGGAGAATCATTACTTTTTTAGAAAAAATATTATATAAATATAAAAAAATAGGCGGAATAATATTAAATTTAATAGTTGTAGGATTGACTATTGGTGTAACATATCTAATTTCAGGTTATCTGGAGATAATTGAGATCTATCTGATATATACTATATTTGCTACCAGATCGCTGGCTCTTGAGGGAGTGAAAGTATTTAATATATTGAAGAAAAAAGATATGCAGCTGGCAAGAAAGGAGCTTTCCTACTTAGTCAGCCGTGATACCGGCTATATGCAGGAGAAGGATATCGTCAGAAGTGTTATGGAAACTATCTCTGAAAATACGGTGGACGGAATAATATCACCATTATTTTTTATGGTAGTAGGATATTTAATAGCACCTGCAACTCCCCTTGGAGTGGCCCTAGCAATGGGATATAAGGCTATTAATACATTGGATTCTATGGTAGGGTATAAAAATGAAAAGTATAAAGATTTTGGATGGTTTTCAGCCCGTGTAGATGATGTGGCTAATGTGATTCCTGCCAGGTTAACCGGAGGGTTACTTATCCCTATATCGGCATTCTTTCTTAGGTATGATTTTAAAAATTCATGGAAGGTATTTTTTAGAGACAGATATAATCATGCCAGCCCAAATTCAGCACAATCTGAATCAGCTGTAGCAGGAGCATTAGGGGTTCAATTTGGAGGAGCTACCAGTTATTTTGGCAGACTGAAGGAGAAACCCACAATAGGGGATAAGAAAAAAGAGTTTGAATTAATGGATATAAAGAGAAATATCAAACTGATGTATGGATCATCTATACTAGGTATGGGGATGGCTTATGCTGTACTCATGCTAAATAGTTTAAACTAAAAATTTATAATTAATGGTAAGGGAGAGGTAAATATGGAACTACATGGGGGAAACATATACAAATTAAAACGGGAAAAAGGTTTAGAGGTATTGGATTATAGTGCTAATATAAATCCGATGGGTCTGTCTGACAGACTGAAGGAGGAGATAGGTAAAAACTTAAATCTCCTGGAAAAATATCCCGATCCAGATTATTTGGAGATGAAAGAGGTAATAGCAAAACACAATAAAGTAGAGGTTGAAAATATAATCGTAGGAAACGGTGCCACAGAGATTATGTTTTTATATGCTAAAAACCTAAAACCTAAAAAAGTTCTTATCATCTCTCCTACCTTTGCAGAATATGAAAGAGCACTTAAAACTGTAAATTGTGAAATTGATTATTTTCAGTTAAAAGAAGAAGAAGATTTTATATTGAATATATCGAGATTAAAGAAAACTTTAGATGATTCCTATGATCTATTGGTAGTATGTAACCCAAATAATCCTACAGGGAAATTTATAGATAAGGTTATTTTAGATGACCTGGCTCTATCGTGTAAAGATAAGGGAGTAAGTATACTTTTAGATGAAGCTTTTATAGAGTTTGTAGATGGAAGTATGGATAGATCACTGGTAGAATATAAGCATAAAAATGTATTCATTGTGAGAGCTCTTACTAAATTTTTTGCTATACCTGGATTGCGTCTGGGATATGGGATAACCTTTAATGAGGAACTAAAGTGTAAGATAGAGGGAAACAGGGAACCTTGGAGTGTTAATGCAATAGCTGAATTAGCTACTAAAGTTTTGTTAGAAGACAGTGAGTATATAACTAAATCAGAGAATTGGATCAGGGAAGAAAAAAGATTCATGTATGAGGAGTTAGAAAAAATAAAAGGTATAAAATCCTATATTACAGAAACAAATTTTATCCTGGTAAAATTAATGACTGGAATGGGAGTAAAAGAATTTAGAGAAAAAATGATTTCATTGGGTGTTTTAGTCAGAGACGCCAGCAATTTCAACTATTTAGATGACAAATATTTTAGACTGGCTATAAAGGATAGAATAAATAATATAAAAGTTTTGAGGTGTGTAGAAGATGCAATTAAATAAATTTTATATATTGGGAGTTACCCATAAGGATCTTACTTTAAAAGAGAGGGAAGCATTTATAAAGGGCGGTCCTAAAAAAATAATGGAAAGCCTGGTAGAAGATGAAATTGTTAAAGGTTATGTTTTACTTGAGACCTGTCTTAGGGTTGAGATCTATATGGAATCTGAAAATATAGAGCTGGTAAAAGAAAAATTTAATATAGGACCTCTGTTTGTTAAAAAAAGCGGGATCGAAGCTGTAAAATATTTATTTGACGTAGTCTGTGGGTTTAATTCTATCATAAAGGGGGAAGATTCTATCTTATCCCAGGTGAGAAATAGTTTTTTAAACGGGCTGGAGGAAAAACGCACTACTAAAACCTTAAATGTTATTTTTAATAAAGCTATTGAGGTGGGTAAAAAATTCCGTCATAGGAGTCAGGTTTCAAAGAATGCTATGTCCTTAGAAGCAATAGCTTTAAAATTTATAAAGGGACACTTTGAGAACTTAGATGATAAGAGGATATTCATAGTAGGAACGGGAGAAATGGCCATAGCTATACTCAATATATTTACTAGAAATAACATAAATAATATTGTCATGACAAACAGGAGCCGTATAAGGGTATTGGAATTAAAGGAGAAGTATGATATAGATATAGTTGATTTTGACGACAGATATTCTGAGGTAGAAAAATCAGATATAATTATCAGTGCAACTTCTGCACCTCATGCTGTATTGTTGGAGAAAGAGATAAAAGGGTTGGACCTGGAAAGGGAAAAAATATTTTTAGATCTGGCAGTTCCAAGAGATATAGATCCATGTATTGAAGCTTATCCAAATATAAACCTCTATAATTTGGATCATCTGTGGGATGTAGTCAGGGGCAATGAAGAAAAACGAGAGAAACTTTTAAAGGAATACAAGTATATATTAGAGGATCAAATAAGGAATTTATTAAAATATTGTGAATATAAAGGGGATTTAAGATGCAAAAGAAGATAATTATTGGAACTAGAGCAAGTATTTTAGCAGTGGCTCAGGCGGAACTGACTAAAAAAATGTTGTTAGATAGCTGTGATAATTTAGAAGTGGAAATAAAAAAAATTATTACCAGTGGAGATAAAGATCAGAGGACCAACTGGAATAAAGATAATAAATCCCTTAAGGATATGTTTGTAAAGGAGATTGAAAGAGCACTGCTAGATGGAGAGATCCATCTAGCAGTACACTCTATGAAGGATATGCCAGCTGTGTCTCCTAAGGGACTTACAGTAGGAGCTGTCCCAATGAGAGAAGATAACAGGGACATTATAATAACTAATTCAGGAGCTACTTTAGATGAATTACCACAAGGTGCAGTAATAGGGACCAGTAGTTTGAGGAGGGTAGAGAGTATCAGAAGCTTGAGACCTGATCTGGTAATAGAACCTATCCGTGGAAATATCCATACCAGAATAGAAAAATTGAAAAATGAGAATTTTGACGGGATCATCCTTGCCTACGCAGGGTTAAAAAGAGTTGGGTTAAAAAACCTGGCTACTGAAATATTTGAACCCAAAAGAATAATGCCGGCACCGGCTCAGGGAGCACTATGCATCCAGTGCAGGGAAGATGATAACTTTACATTGGAACTCTTGGATAAGATAAATCATAGGGAAACCAGCTTAGTTATCGATGCAGAGAGGGAGTTTTCTAAGATATTTGGTGGAGGGTGTACTACTCCTATGGGGTGCCATGCAACTATAGATGGAGAGAGTATCAAGATACAGGGGATGTATTTCCATGGAGATAAGATCTATAAAGATGAGATAACTGGAGACAAAAAGAATGGAAAAGAACTGGCT includes these proteins:
- the hemC gene encoding hydroxymethylbilane synthase, whose translation is MQKKIIIGTRASILAVAQAELTKKMLLDSCDNLEVEIKKIITSGDKDQRTNWNKDNKSLKDMFVKEIERALLDGEIHLAVHSMKDMPAVSPKGLTVGAVPMREDNRDIIITNSGATLDELPQGAVIGTSSLRRVESIRSLRPDLVIEPIRGNIHTRIEKLKNENFDGIILAYAGLKRVGLKNLATEIFEPKRIMPAPAQGALCIQCREDDNFTLELLDKINHRETSLVIDAEREFSKIFGGGCTTPMGCHATIDGESIKIQGMYFHGDKIYKDEITGDKKNGKELAVKLAEMIRGQIDG
- the cbiB gene encoding adenosylcobinamide-phosphate synthase CbiB; this translates as MRVENIILTGFILDLVFGDPRSLLHPVVVIGRIITFLEKILYKYKKIGGIILNLIVVGLTIGVTYLISGYLEIIEIYLIYTIFATRSLALEGVKVFNILKKKDMQLARKELSYLVSRDTGYMQEKDIVRSVMETISENTVDGIISPLFFMVVGYLIAPATPLGVALAMGYKAINTLDSMVGYKNEKYKDFGWFSARVDDVANVIPARLTGGLLIPISAFFLRYDFKNSWKVFFRDRYNHASPNSAQSESAVAGALGVQFGGATSYFGRLKEKPTIGDKKKEFELMDIKRNIKLMYGSSILGMGMAYAVLMLNSLN
- the cobK gene encoding precorrin-6A reductase, with translation MILLAGGTKDSRVIAEKLLRDKHKIIVTTATEYGGQLISHLDLEVRVARLDLKGLENLANEMNITQIVDATHPYAIEISNNLLKLSTILGVPYYRYERSMLEYKKENSFYNLEELINFLEGVRGNILLTLGSNNINKFKDLKNKKSIYIRVLPTEYAIKKCEDAGFRPSQILGLQGPFNTTFNEAIYKNYDIKYVVTKESGATGGELEKVEAASNLGVRVVVLKRPIVQYRNLYNEIDDLIGAIK
- the cobJ gene encoding precorrin-3B C(17)-methyltransferase — its product is MEKGKIYVVGMGPGNKDNMSFKAFDSMNRSDILIGHKTYISLVEDMFPEKELIRSAMKKEIDRCNETLKLAESGKTVALISSGESGVYGMAGIMLEVALDSDIEVEIVPGITASNAGASVVGAPIMHDHATISLSDLLTDWELITKRIDLASQGDFVISYYNPKSFSRTTQIVEAREIMLRHKKKDTPVAIVRNAKRDGEEHVITTLEDMLNHEINMFTVVIVGNSKTYVKNGKMITPRGYKL
- a CDS encoding aminotransferase class I/II-fold pyridoxal phosphate-dependent enzyme; the protein is MELHGGNIYKLKREKGLEVLDYSANINPMGLSDRLKEEIGKNLNLLEKYPDPDYLEMKEVIAKHNKVEVENIIVGNGATEIMFLYAKNLKPKKVLIISPTFAEYERALKTVNCEIDYFQLKEEEDFILNISRLKKTLDDSYDLLVVCNPNNPTGKFIDKVILDDLALSCKDKGVSILLDEAFIEFVDGSMDRSLVEYKHKNVFIVRALTKFFAIPGLRLGYGITFNEELKCKIEGNREPWSVNAIAELATKVLLEDSEYITKSENWIREEKRFMYEELEKIKGIKSYITETNFILVKLMTGMGVKEFREKMISLGVLVRDASNFNYLDDKYFRLAIKDRINNIKVLRCVEDAIK
- the hemA gene encoding glutamyl-tRNA reductase: MQLNKFYILGVTHKDLTLKEREAFIKGGPKKIMESLVEDEIVKGYVLLETCLRVEIYMESENIELVKEKFNIGPLFVKKSGIEAVKYLFDVVCGFNSIIKGEDSILSQVRNSFLNGLEEKRTTKTLNVIFNKAIEVGKKFRHRSQVSKNAMSLEAIALKFIKGHFENLDDKRIFIVGTGEMAIAILNIFTRNNINNIVMTNRSRIRVLELKEKYDIDIVDFDDRYSEVEKSDIIISATSAPHAVLLEKEIKGLDLEREKIFLDLAVPRDIDPCIEAYPNINLYNLDHLWDVVRGNEEKREKLLKEYKYILEDQIRNLLKYCEYKGDLRCKRR